A stretch of DNA from Myxococcales bacterium:
CGCCGCCGTTCACGTGCCGCAGGTGTTGTACGGTTACCGCGAGCGCGGCGGGTCGCGGGTCGACGACGGCCTGGCGCATCACGACGAGGTCATCGAGGATCTGTGGCGGTTCAACGGCGAGGCGTTTGCGCCGGCCGGCCTCCTCGCCGCCAAACGGCGGTGGGCGCCCGCCGTGGCCATCGAAACCGCCGACGAAGCGGGCCACGCGGACTGGCGCCGCACCCTCGAACAGCAACCCTGGCTGGACGCCTGCCTGATCGGCGACGAAACGGTCGTTCGCGAGGCGAAGTATCTGCTGTTGTGCCGGGCCGGAGCGCCGGCGGACGGCGACCGGTTGCGGCGCTGCCTCTCGATCTGGGAAACGGGCGAAAACGACGCCTTGTTGCCGGACGGTTGGGAGATGCGGCGGCACCTGGCCCTACAGGACTCGCCCGACGCGGTCGGCGGCCTGGCGGCCGCCTGGGCCGAAGCCGACCTCGAGGATTGGGCCGAGCTCGACGAACAACTCTGGCGCCTGACCTTGCCGGCCTGGACCGAAACACGGCTGCCAGCCGATCTGCACGAGCTGGCCGGCGCTCCCGCGCGCTGGCGGCGCGTCCGGCAACGGCTCGCCCGGGCGGGCATCCGCCGTTTCGCGCTGTTCGGCGCGGGCAAGCACCCGGCTTACCTGCTGCGGCGCGGCTGGCTCGACCCCCGGCCCGACCTGATTTTCGACGACCACTCGCCGCGCGCGGAACTCGGCGGCATCCCGGTGGTCCGGCCGACGCCGGAAAACCTCGGGCGGGTCGAGGCGATCGTCGTGTGCACCGACGCCTACGAACGGGTGCTGTATCGCCGGGCGATGGCGGCCGGGGCGGGGAAAATGCCGGTGCTGCGGATTTACACCTGAGGCTGGCGGAGGAACGTTTGATCGCGGGGGAGTCAATGACATGCGCCTGATGCTCATCAATCCGGTCGCGCGGAAGACGGAACCGCCGCGCTACTTTCCCTTGGGTTTGGGGCAAATCGCCGCGCTCGCGCAACGGGCCAGCTTCGAGGTCGAGGTTTTCGATCTCAATGCCCTGCGGCTGAGCGAGGCGGAGGCCGAAAGCCGGATCGCCGCCTTGCAGGCCGACGTTTTCGGGCTGACGGAGTTGATTACCGGCTACCGCGATCTGCGCTACCTGGTGGAACTGCTGCGCCGTTATCATCCGGACAAACCGATCATCCTGGGCGGCGGCCTGGCCTCCAGTTATCCGGAATACGTCATGACCCATACCGCGGTCGACCTCGTCGTGCCGGGTGAGGGCGACGCGGTGATCGTCCCGTTGCTGCGCGCCTTGCGGGACCGAACGCCGCTAGCCGCCGTGCCGGGCATCCTGTATCGCGACGGCGACGCGATCCGCCGCAATCCGCCGCCGCCGGTCGTCACGAATCTGGACGAATTGCCGTTTCCGAACCGCGATCTTTTTCCGGTCGACATTTATCTCGAAAACATGAAAACGGTCTGGCTGTTTTCGCGGCCGACCCGGTCGCTGTCGATGATCACCAGCCGCGGCTGCCCGTTCCGGTGCATTTATTGCGACAAGTCGATCTGGGGCGGGCGGTTTCGGCAACGTTCGGTCGACAGCGTCATCCGCGAAATCGAAACGCTGATTGCCGCCTACGGCCTGGAAGGAGTGCTGTTCGCCGACGACACGTTCGTGCTGAAAAAAAAATGGGTGCTCGAATTCTGCGCCGCGCTGCGCGAGCGGTTGCCCGGTTTTCGCTGGTCGGCCAACGGGCGCGTCGGCGTTCTCGACGAGGAAATGCTCGCGGCGATGGCGGCGGCGGGTTGCGACACCCTCGGATTCGGCATCGAGTCCGGCAGCCAGCTCATTCTCGACGAAATGCGCAAGGACGTGCGGGTGGAGGTCGCCAAGCGGACGATTCTGAATACCCGAAGCGCCGGCATCCGCCCGATCGCCTACATCACGATCGGCTCGTTTTCCGAAACGCGGGATACGATCGGGGAAACGATCCGGTTTTTGAAGGAAACCGGCCTGAAATCCGGCGCGAATTTCCTGACGCCGTTTCCCGGTTCGCCGCTCTACGACGAGGCGGTCGCCCGCGGCAAGCTGAACCTGTCGACCGAGGAACTGCTGAACAATTGGGAAGCCTGGAATCAAAGCATGTTGGTCAACCTGACCGGCCTGCCCGACACTGAATTGATCGAAATGCGGCAGTTGATTGCCGTCGCCTCCGGCGCGGTGAAAAATTCCCTCGCCTCGCGGGCGCAGCAACTCTCCG
This window harbors:
- a CDS encoding glycosyltransferase family 2 protein, whose product is MEPAKIEVTVIIPCYNLGAYVKEAVESALAQRCPAVEVLVIDDGSRDAATVRVLDELAARRPIRLIRTPNRGVAAARNQGLQEARGEFVCFLDADDRLEPDALATLAAALRSSPEAVLAYPSGYRFGAYRSDHWYPKFNRLRLLTICTIPVPALIRRRLIGPARFRTTARGFEYEDWDFFIQLTAARAAVHVPQVLYGYRERGGSRVDDGLAHHDEVIEDLWRFNGEAFAPAGLLAAKRRWAPAVAIETADEAGHADWRRTLEQQPWLDACLIGDETVVREAKYLLLCRAGAPADGDRLRRCLSIWETGENDALLPDGWEMRRHLALQDSPDAVGGLAAAWAEADLEDWAELDEQLWRLTLPAWTETRLPADLHELAGAPARWRRVRQRLARAGIRRFALFGAGKHPAYLLRRGWLDPRPDLIFDDHSPRAELGGIPVVRPTPENLGRVEAIVVCTDAYERVLYRRAMAAGAGKMPVLRIYT
- a CDS encoding B12-binding domain-containing radical SAM protein; protein product: MRLMLINPVARKTEPPRYFPLGLGQIAALAQRASFEVEVFDLNALRLSEAEAESRIAALQADVFGLTELITGYRDLRYLVELLRRYHPDKPIILGGGLASSYPEYVMTHTAVDLVVPGEGDAVIVPLLRALRDRTPLAAVPGILYRDGDAIRRNPPPPVVTNLDELPFPNRDLFPVDIYLENMKTVWLFSRPTRSLSMITSRGCPFRCIYCDKSIWGGRFRQRSVDSVIREIETLIAAYGLEGVLFADDTFVLKKKWVLEFCAALRERLPGFRWSANGRVGVLDEEMLAAMAAAGCDTLGFGIESGSQLILDEMRKDVRVEVAKRTILNTRSAGIRPIAYITIGSFSETRDTIGETIRFLKETGLKSGANFLTPFPGSPLYDEAVARGKLNLSTEELLNNWEAWNQSMLVNLTGLPDTELIEMRQLIAVASGAVKNSLASRAQQLSAQKQQELWHLALQRLSAAGHSRFVLFGAGAHTRRFLEWYAGQAETEVIAVFDQDPAKADPHGIGGIPIVNRLPEGGETGAVLLSSDAWEDQMWEQAKLLFPASIAIFRIYG